A region from the Benincasa hispida cultivar B227 chromosome 12, ASM972705v1, whole genome shotgun sequence genome encodes:
- the LOC120067498 gene encoding uncharacterized protein LOC120067498 encodes MPCALISDEGTYFIHRIIPNPLIKFNVNHRVTTAYHPQTNGQAKISNQEIKTILEKVVSTSRKDWSPKLDEALWAYRTTFKTLIGKLKSRWSGPFQIMTIFPHAAVELTSEDGSNAFKVNGQRIKPYYGGNMERRKETNDLSRQI; translated from the exons ATGCCCTGTGCATTAATTAGTGATGAAGGCACGTATTTCATCCACCGCATCATCCCCAACCCGTTGATCAAATTTAATGTCAACCACAGAGTCAcaactgcttatcacccacaaacCAATGGGCAGGCAAAAATCTCCAATCAAGAAATCAAGACCATCTTGGAAAAGGTAGTCAGTACCTCTAGGAAAGATTGGTcgcccaagcttgatgaagcactatgGGCATATAGAACTACCTTTAAGACTCTAATCG GTAAATTGAAGTCCCGTTGGTCTGGGCCATTCCAAATCATGACTATCTTTCCCCATGCTGCAGTGGAGTTAACAAGCGAGGATGGAAGCAATGCATTCAAGGTCAATGGTCAAAGAATTAAACCCTACTATGGGGGTAATATGGAACGGCGCAAAGAGACCAACGACTTGAGCCGACAAATCTGA